The Streptomyces cyanogenus DNA segment TGCGGGCGGTGGAGTACGGGTGCTTTCTGTACGAGGTGCGGCGGGGCTAGCCGACACACCGGCGCCGGACGGGCAGGGGCCCGTCCGGCGCCGGTGGTGGGAGCGGGGTACGAGGTCGCGATCGGCGCTCAGCTGACGACGATCACCACGACGCCGCCGCCGAAGCCGGGGACGAACCCCGAGCCGAAGAAGTTGTTGCGGAAGCCGTTGCCGAAGCAGTTGCCTCCCCAGCCGCGGTCGAAGCAGCCGTGGTTGGTGGATACCTGGTCCGGGGTGGCCGCCGAGGCCGTACCCGCCGTGCCGATCGCGGCGCCACCGGCCAGGAGAACGCCGGCCGCGGAGACCGCGAAGAGACGCCTCACGCGTTGTGCTTTCATGGGCCTACCTTCCTTCCACGCCCTCGCGGGGTTTCCGGTACGGGGGCGATGGCCACGGCCGCGCGGGATACGGGCGCGGCGCGGTCGTAGGTGTTGCCGCGGGGGACGAGCAGCGGGCCTGCGCCTCATCGGCTGTCGGCCCCGGTGGACGGGGCACTCGCCGCCGGCGGCGGGCACACCCCTGATCGCGGCCCTTTACCTTCACGCTAGCCGCCCTTCGGTCACTCAGCATCTCGAACCGCGACGGACGGCCAACAGCGGGCCCCGTGCCGGGTGGGCCGGTGCGCCCTGCCGTCGCAGCGCCGGAACGGTCAGGCCCATCGGGTGTTCACGCTCGCCCTTTCCAGCGCCGCACTTCTCCGCGTCGTTCTTTTCAGCGCCGTTCTCTCCAGCGGTGCCGAACGGTCGTGGCCTGGCACCGCCGAGTTGTCCGGCCAGCGTCGCCCCGAACGCCAGCGCCATGCCCGCCACCTGCACCGGGGTGAGTGCCTGGCCGAGGGCCGCCCAGCCGACGACCGCCGCGGTCAGCGGGGACAGCGGGCCGAGGAAGCCGGCCTGGGTGGCGGTGAGCCGGCCGATGCCGCGGAACCAGAGCCAGTAGGCGACGGCCGTGTTGGCCAGGGCGAGGTAGAGGTAGCCACCGGCGGCACGGCCGTCGAGGGCGGGCGGTGCGCCCTCGGTCAGGAAGGCGACCGGCGCGATGAGCAGGCCGCCCGCGGTGAGTTGCCAGCCGGTGAGCGCCAGCGGACCGACCCCCTCCGGGCGGCCCCAGCGTTTGGTCAGCACGGTGCCGGCGGCCATGGCGGCGGTGGAGGCGAGGGCCGCGAGGACGCCGACCAGGTCGAGCGCGCCGGCCCCCTTCAGCACGACCAGGCTGACTCCGAACGCGGCCGCCAGCCCGGTGAGCAGCGTGCGCGGCTGCGGCCGCTGCCCGAGCAGCAGCGCGGAGAGCCCTACGACGAACAGCGGCCCGGCCGAGCCGACGACCGCGGCCATCCCGCCGGGCAGCCGGTACGCCGCGACGAACAGCAGCGGGAAGAAGGCGCCGATGTTCAGCGCCCCGAGCGCCCCGGCCTTGGCCCACCAGGTGCCGCGCGGCAGCACCCGGGTGAGGGCGAGCAGCAGCAGACCGGCGGGCAGGGCCCGCATCAGGGCCGTGAACAGGGGGCGGTCCGGCGGCAGGAACTCGGTGGTGACCGCGTACGTGGTGCCCCAGGAGACGGGCGCGAGGGCGGTGACGGCTATGACGGCGGTGGCGGTCCCGGCGGGTCGGGTGGCGGCCATGGCGGGCCCCTTCCGAGGAGCGTGAGCGGGTCACTGATGGATCACTATCAAGTAGCTTACCTCTAAGCTACTTGCCGTCAAGTGGCTTCACGGTGACTTTCTTGCGAGTGAGCGAAAGGGGGCGGATACTCTCCGCATGCAGCAACAGCCAGCGGACCCCGTCGACGCGATCATCGAGCAGTGGGCCCGGGTACGGCCCGACCTGGACACCCGGGCGATGGAGGTCTTCGGCCGGATCTTCCGGCTCTCCCGCGCGATGGGCGACCGGATGGAGAAGGCCTACAAGCCCTACGGCATCTCCCGCGGCGAGTTCGACGTCCTGGCCACCCTGCGCCGCTCCGGCGAGCCGTACACCCTCTCGCCCCGCGAGCTGTCGGCCACCCTCATGCTCACCACTGGCGGGATGACGGGCCGGCTCGACAAGCTGGAGCGCGCGGGACTGCTGCGTCGCTCCCCCGACCCGCACGACCGGCGCGGCCTCCAGGTGACCCTGACCGAGGAGGGGCTGCGGCTCGTCGACGAGGCGGTGGGCGCCGGGCTGGCGCAGGAGAGCGACGCCCTGTCCGCCCTGGACACCGAAGAGGCCGGCCACCTGGCCGGCCTGCTGCGGAAGCTGCTGGACGCGACGGCCGAGTAGCCGCCGCAGCCGTCACCGGACGTCACTCGGAGGGAGCGGTGGGAGCGGCGGGAGCGGCCGGAGTAGGAGCGGCCTGAGCGGCGGGGTCGGCCGGAGCGGTCGGAGTGGCGGGGCCGAGGTGGAGGGCGAGGGCCGCCTCGGTCTGCGCCTGGCCCGCCGAGTCGGCGGCCCAGGCCGCGTAGCCGTCGGGGCGCACCAGCAGGGTGGTACGGCGGCCGCTCGCCCACCGGGCCACCGCTAGCCG contains these protein-coding regions:
- a CDS encoding EamA family transporter: MAATRPAGTATAVIAVTALAPVSWGTTYAVTTEFLPPDRPLFTALMRALPAGLLLLALTRVLPRGTWWAKAGALGALNIGAFFPLLFVAAYRLPGGMAAVVGSAGPLFVVGLSALLLGQRPQPRTLLTGLAAAFGVSLVVLKGAGALDLVGVLAALASTAAMAAGTVLTKRWGRPEGVGPLALTGWQLTAGGLLIAPVAFLTEGAPPALDGRAAGGYLYLALANTAVAYWLWFRGIGRLTATQAGFLGPLSPLTAAVVGWAALGQALTPVQVAGMALAFGATLAGQLGGARPRPFGTAGENGAEKNDAEKCGAGKGEREHPMGLTVPALRRQGAPAHPARGPLLAVRRGSRC
- a CDS encoding MarR family winged helix-turn-helix transcriptional regulator, with the protein product MQQQPADPVDAIIEQWARVRPDLDTRAMEVFGRIFRLSRAMGDRMEKAYKPYGISRGEFDVLATLRRSGEPYTLSPRELSATLMLTTGGMTGRLDKLERAGLLRRSPDPHDRRGLQVTLTEEGLRLVDEAVGAGLAQESDALSALDTEEAGHLAGLLRKLLDATAE